gtttttgtttctatGAACGTGTCGGGTTTGTTTATGGAGTGTCTTGTACATTAGGGATTTTAGTAGTTTTTTCTGATTTTGCATATTTCTTCTCATTCATTTTTTTACGATAAGGAAGTTGTATGATACATTTTTGGGTGTTCTCGAATAAATTTGAGGTATTACGTGGATGTTCAGTCTGCGGGGTTTTTAGGGATTACAGTTTTTTCTCACATGGGTTCTTCCATGAGTGATTACGAAAaagttctttttcttttgcctttgtttttgtaaaaaaaatttggttttagTTCTACTCATACAGGAATTCGGTGTAGGAGCTTGTGATTAACTCGATTGTTGGTTGTATGGCCGTATTATTTTGACAAATGAAGGTTTTTGTAACATGCTGTTTTGTTTCAGAAATGAGAGTTCGTAAATTACTACGATTCCTCAATTGTGTATGCTCATGGCATTATCTTTTGATATTTAGTATATGTATGGATTTCCTTCTTATACCACAACCTTAAATAGGGACGGCAACTCGTAGTTTTTGTTATTGTTATAAAAAagcagaaaaaaaaataatagtaactTGGTCCCGTGCATCTACCATTATACCCACAATGATCGGCCATACGATTGGTATTCATAACGGTAAGGAACATTTTCCTATTTATATAATAGATCGTATGGTAGGACACAAATTGGGAGAATTTGTACCTACTTTAAATTTCCGAGGACATGCAAAAAATGATAATCGATCTCGTCGATAATcttatcttaaaaaaaaaatggatagatatttatgatttattagtAGGAGACAAACCTTAtgctaaagaaaaaaaaaacagaagtaTACGCTTTAGGTCGACATATATCTCTATCTGCTGATAAAGCAAGAAGAGTAATTGATCAAATTCGTGGACGTTCTTATGAGGAAACACTTATGATACTAGAACTCATGTCTTATAGAGCATGTTATCCAATTTTTAAATTGGTTTATTCTGCAGCAGCAAATGCTAGTTACAAGATGGCTTCCAACGAAGCGAGTTATGAAAATACAATTTATTCTTTGGGTATTTTACGAACTTTCTTTGTGGATAATAAACTTCACTTCCGCTTCTCCTCACTCCAAAATGGGAAAATGAAAGCGATAAGAAAATGTGGTTGATGGATGAAATAGAAATCGAAGGAAGTAGAACAATTTATTTCTGGATGAAATGACCAGTGTTCTAAATGGAGGTCTAGGCGGCCACCTAGGTGGTGCCTAGGCGGTAGGAGGCCCTCGACCGCACCGTCTATGCATGAGGCGGGTGTTTTAGGCGGCCCAAGCTATACGGCGTTGGGTCGGCGGGTCGAGGCGGCGAGCAGGCGGGCTAGGCGGGCGAGGTAGCAAGCagtcaagatttttaaattgtagtcaacaattttaaaaacctagtcaacaattttaaaaacttagtcctactcaacaattttaaatatcGAAACCTTAGTACACCtcactttctttattttattttttgttttcactCTCAACTCTCAAGTCTCAACCACCACACACAGCCCGCCGCCCGCCGCCGCAGCCAGAATATTTAGGTTAGGCAttgcatatttattatttatcatacttTTTTAATAATATGCAATGCCTAACTTAAATATTCTGTTTAGTCTACTACTTGTTCTAATGATGGAAAATtgattgaaactttgaaatttaaacTTAGTTTTTTGATAAAGTaattatattactttgttagcataatagcattaatatgatgatgaatctttattaattgcacattatctagatgatattatattgtatgaagCTTATTTGTGTTTAAACATGATTTAATTGCacaatttacataaaaaatgatgattatttgtgattatattgcatgattatttatgattatctataaaaaattactttaaaaaaaattcaaccgcctAGGCACCGCCTGGGCACCGCCTGGGCGGCCGTGGCGGGGCGGTCACCGCTTCCCGCCATTTACAACCTTGGAAATGACTTATTTGAATTTGCAATGTTTTACTTCAGAATATTGAGAAGCTAAAAGTATAAAAATTTTGGTCGAGACAGAGCAAAAGTACGGTTCTTCTATCTTTTTGCTTCTGTATTATTTGGCTGCAATTCTCGTACAAACCTGCTTGTCTTCTCctacttatttttttttcttttgtttctttggTTTTCTCTTCATCTTTTAAGTTCTTTCAACCAACGTTTTTTCTTTACCTTCAATATTTTCCCGACCCTCGACTCTGACCTCTGATTTTTCGCTGTTGTCTCTAGTTTGTCCTGTTTCCCTCTATATTTTCTGTTTCTGTACTGTATTGTTTCTTCCCGTTTATTTCTGGCTGTATAGTGTGTGCGTACCTATATGAAAACCTCAACCATCTTTCTTTCAAGATGCAAGGAATGCCACCCACCTATCTTGACATTTAACATACAAAAAATACGTGGTGCTGACCTTTAACATGCATAACGATGCAAGTTCCATTCTTCTTGGAACTTGCAAATGATATCTAATCAGCACTTTGAAGAATCTCTCTTTGAACCTGTTGCAGGCATAAAGTAGTAaatgtttcaaatttttaacTTGAACTTTAATGTGAATTGATTACATGATATTCTATTGGAAAGGGTTATACTTGAGATTATAGGAAACCATACATCTCTGATTTGTGGACTTTGAAAGACAATGATGTTTACTATATTAGTTACAGACTACAAAAAGTGGACCAATCCAAAGGAGGTGCTGGTGAATACAATTGTCAGGTGCTAGTGAATACAATTGTCTTGGACACTAGCTCAATGACCTTTTAGTTGAAGGGCTGGTGTTAGAATTGAGCTTAggtatatcattttttttaactgtataaaaattaatttttaaaaaatgttaaatactGACAACATCCAAGCTTAGAAAAATCATGGCGATTGATCTCGGCATTAGTTTTGTCAAGGAATTTTGTCAGATGGGGCTGGAAGGAGTTGAGGAATCATGTTTTGTTTAAAACAAAACTTGACCCTTTCATGTTTATCTATGCTTGCTTCACGACCAAGTAAAGGTGAGCATAGGGTCGGGTAGCAATTTTTACTACACGAACCCCAAAAAAATTGGCTACCTGATTAAAAATTACGGGTACTCGAAATTTACATTTTTCTGAGCAAAGCTAATCAGGATCTTATTTAACAAATAAGCCAatgtaaattaaaattgatccaCAGAAGATtacattaatatataaatttaaagtttcttataaaaaaaaaaaattgatccaCGGAAGAAACAAGAATTGTGATCTGTAGTGATGAATTTTCCAATGTcttactgttggtcaagtttgaTTGTAGAATAATAGAAGAAATTTGAAGTActatatattgttaaatttttaaaattttctactataaattttaaaaagagcCATATATTATTGTCTCAGGCTGGTTTAAACGGGTATGTATTCGGGTTGTCTTAGGTTCCAAAGGAGTGGGATGAGGATGTGCATGCTTTGTTATGTCATTATGGGAAGAAAGATATGAGGAAAGATTGGATTAGTGAATAATCACGTGGAATTAGTTTTGTCAGTTACCTTAATTATCCATTTTCTAAAGTAAGGACTATATCAAATACCTTTGTAGAAATTGTGCTAGAGTCTTCACTTGAGGACCTCATACCTTTGGATTCAGTGTTGATGGTGATATGACTTGAAACATGTGGTTTGAAGGTCTAATTCAGCTATGGGGATGCAAGGTCAGTATTATAAACTGATAAGCAATACAGTGGAGGCCTATTCTGCTAGGAGACCTTAATTTCATCTTGGAACAATGACTGTAAGAGAATGGTAAATAAAGACAAGTGAAAAATGTGATGCTATAACatttttcttccttttctttcttctatgtaaattattttgattagcAGTTTGTCATTGCTTTAACCTGAAATTCTAGCTGACCTATGTTGAACAGTTGAAGCATGTTTAACTGTCAATCATTAATGTGGCATGTCATAAGTTTTGTTTATCAACCACCCGGATTTGTATTTGTTCTTGCAGGTGATATTCATGGACAATATAGCGATCTTTTGAGGCTTTTTGAGTATGGAGGTTTCCCTCCTCAATCCAATTACCTATTTTTAGGTGACTACGTAGATCGCGGGAAGCAGAGTTTAGAGACGATCTGCTTATTGCTCGCATATAAAATAAAGTATCCAgagaattttttccttcttaGAGGAAACCATGAATGTGCTTCCATAAATAGGATCTATGGGTTTTATGATGAATGCAAGCGTCGATTCAATGTAAAATTGTGGAAAGCATTTACTGATTGTTTTAACTGGCTTCCTGTTGCTGCACTCGTTGATGAAAAGATATTGTGCATGCATGGTGGTCTTTCTCCAGAACTTAACAACCTGGATCAGATTAGAGATTTACCCCGTCCAATTGCTATTCCGGATACTGGTTTGCTTTGTGATTTGCTATGGTCAGATCCTGGTAGAGATGTTAAAGGATGGGGAATGAATGATAGAGGAGTTTCGTATACTTTTGGCCCTGACAAAGTCTCGGAGTTTTTGAAGAAGCATGATTTGGATCTAATCTGTCGTGCTCATCAGGTGATTTCTTTTTTCTGTTCTGTTTTTTGTAGTTCAGTCTGTTCACCTAACTAGCCGTGTTGCAGGTTGTGGAAGATGGATACGAATTCTTCGCCGATAGGCAGCTTGTAACCATTTTCTCAGCCCCAAACTACTGTGGAGAATTTGACAACTCCGGTGCGATGATGAGTGTCGATGAAAACTTAATATGCTCTTTTCAAATTCTGAAGCCGGCCGAAAAGAAAAACAAGTTCATGATGTCAACAAAAATGTGACACACATAACCACTTTTGAGTATTCAAGGTCAGCTGAATCTAGTGCTCTAGTTCCTAGTCCTGTTTCTTGTTGTCTTCTCTTTACCCCTCATTTTTTAAggcaaaattgtaatttttgtcACATATGTTGGTCTCAATGCTATTTTTGTCCCATTAAGTAGTCAAATTTAATCCCAGTCCGATATTTTTgctttttattcaaatttagttttttttccttGAGAGTGCTGATGCAATGCTGACGTGACTTTTACCATTGATTACATGGCGCCTGGTATTGTCAACATGTCCGACGCCACGTAAGCACTCCGCGAGAGACTAATCTTGTCAAAATTTGAAAGATACAAAAGTTGCTATTTCGCCTAATTTTAGTGCTTTTTCCTCCATCCTTTTGAATATTTTCCCATCCAGTGATGTTAATTACTATGATGAAGTTATCAAtctgtaaataaaataaaacaaaactaAACAAAGTTATCTATCTATTTGCTGCAAAGAAG
This window of the Primulina huaijiensis isolate GDHJ02 chromosome 3, ASM1229523v2, whole genome shotgun sequence genome carries:
- the LOC140973941 gene encoding serine/threonine-protein phosphatase PP1 isozyme 3, which gives rise to MDPVVLDKIIEKLVEVRSSKPGKLVQLTESEIKQLCDASRQIFSNQPNLLELQPPIKICGDIHGQYSDLLRLFEYGGFPPQSNYLFLGDYVDRGKQSLETICLLLAYKIKYPENFFLLRGNHECASINRIYGFYDECKRRFNVKLWKAFTDCFNWLPVAALVDEKILCMHGGLSPELNNLDQIRDLPRPIAIPDTGLLCDLLWSDPGRDVKGWGMNDRGVSYTFGPDKVSEFLKKHDLDLICRAHQVVEDGYEFFADRQLVTIFSAPNYCGEFDNSGAMMSVDENLICSFQILKPAEKKNKFMMSTKM